One segment of Cydia amplana chromosome 16, ilCydAmpl1.1, whole genome shotgun sequence DNA contains the following:
- the LOC134655119 gene encoding hemocyte protein-glutamine gamma-glutamyltransferase-like: protein MEPLVVNEVNFYPRENAKLHHTDKYELVNAEDSKAAILRRGQLFKGEVQFTRPYDEESDLVQLVFTFGDSHSMETTGSMYLKRDAVVEKHAWSAQLTDVQNDTLYIEISTPVDVPVGCWALQVVTRIKNSSAREIHNCNQEFYILFNPWNHDDQTYMEDSALLQEYVLNDVGKVWMGPVRTERGKPWVFGQFDTDVLRAVMYMLQRSKMPFKQFGDPIRLCRTISRMVNDEDGDGGVLIGNWSGDYEDGTAPFNWTGSVDIMEEYLRTKNSVAYGQCWVFACVTTTVCRALGIPSRVVTNVVSAHDTDGSLSIDKYYNEAMDDTSGDDSIWNFHVWNDVWMARPDLPSGYGGWQAIDATPQEESEGKWQCGPASLEAIKQGELGMNYDVPFVLASVNADVLRWREDPDSELGYSVVETEKDLVGQMVLTKKPLVFDPLGDEDCEDITDQYKYCEGSTAERVALMNGVSRSERAKICYELASKVKSDMSFKLRDIDAVAIGNDFRIVVDIDNKSDEPRNIKTVLTVNSVFYNGVRADLIRTVQKKIFVGPKQHEEIVIDVTAEDYLPKLVEYCNMKISAMALVDETKQCWANDDDFRVKKPVINIKFNEDLVMDQPSEAFLSFLNPLDQTLTGCEFRVTSPGLTGRTVRVPAEEIPAKKRVVASLQVTPNTLGKIHVVTTFTSNELKEISGAATVNVLEG, encoded by the exons ATGGAGCCCCTGGTGGTCAACGAAGTTAATTTCTACCCTCGAGAGAACGCGAAGCTGCATCATACTGACAA GTATGAGCTGGTGAACGCGGAGGACTCGAAGGCGGCCATCTTGCGGCGCGGTCAGCTGTTCAAAGGCGAGGTCCAGTTCACCAGGCCCTACGATGAGGAGTCCGATCTTGTGCAGCTGGTCTTTACTTTCG GCGACTCACACTCGATGGAGACGACGGGCTCCATGTATCTGAAACGCGACGCGGTCGTCGAGAAGCACGCCTGGAGTGCACAACTCACCGACGTGCAGAATGACACGCTGTATATCGAG ATATCAACTCCAGTGGACGTACCAGTTGGATGCTGGGCGCTGCAGGTGGTCACGCGCATCAAGAACTCTTCTGCGAGGGAGATCCACAACTGCAATCAGGAGTTCTACATCCTCTTCAACCCATGGAACCATG ATGATCAAACCTACATGGAAGACAGCGCCTTACTCCAAGAGTATGTCCTCAACGACGTGGGCAAGGTATGGATGGGCCCCGTCAGAACCGAGCGTGGCAAGCCGTGGGTCTTCGGTCAATTCGATACTGATGTGCTGCGTGCAGTCATGTATATGCTTCAACGTTCTAAAATGCCATTCAAACA attcggCGATCCAATCCGTCTTTGCCGCACCATCTCCAGAATGGTTAATGACGAGGACGGGGACGGCGGCGTATTAATAGGAAACTGGAGTGGGGATTATGAAGACGGCACGGCGCCTTTTAATTGGACGGGCTCCGTTGATATTATGGAGGAATATCTCAGGACGAAGAACAGTGTGGCATATGGGCAGTGCTGGGTGTTTGCTTGCGTTACTACCACGG TATGTCGTGCCCTCGGTATTCCCTCCCGCGTAGTCACCAATGTGGTGTCAGCCCACGACACGGACGGCTCACTTTCTATAGACAAGTACTACAACGAGGCCATGGATGACACCTCAGGAGATGACTCCATCTGGAACTTCCATGTCTGGAATGACGTGTGGATGGCAAGGCCTGATCTTCCTTCAG GCTACGGCGGCTGGCAGGCCATCGACGCAACTCCTCAGGAGGAGTCAGAAGGGAAGTGGCAGTGCGGTCCGGCGTCGCTCGAAGCCATCAAGCAGGGCGAGTTGGGGATGAATTACGATGTACCCTTCGTCCTGGCTTCAGTCAACGCTGACGTGTTACGCTGGCGAGAAGACCCGGATTCAGAGCTGGGATATTCAGTAGTCGAAACTGAAAAAGATCT CGTCGGGCAAATGGTGCTTACGAAAAAGCCCTTGGTCTTTGATCCTCTGGGAGACGAGGACTGCGAGGACATCACGGACCAGTACAAGTATTGCGAGGGCTCCACCGCCGAGCGCGTAGCACTTATGAATGGTGTATCCCGGTCTGAGAGGGCTAAGAT ATGTTACGAGTTAGCGAGTAAAGTCAAGAGCGACATGTCGTTCAAGCTGCGTGATATCGACGCCGTTGCTATTGGAAACGACTTCCGCATCGTTGTGGACATTGATAACAAGTCCGACGAG CCGCGAAACATCAAGACCGTACTGACAGTGAACAGCGTGTTCTACAACGGAGTTCGAGCGGACCTGATTAGGACGGTGCAAAAAAAGATATTTGTCGGACCTAAGCAAC ACGAAGAAATCGTCATCGACGTGACAGCCGAAGATTATCTGCCGAAGTTGGTGGAGTACTGCAACATGAAGATATCCGCCATGGCCTTGGTTGATGAGACGAAGCAGTGCTGGGCGAACGACGACGATTTCCGAGTAAAGAAACCAGTCATTAACATCAAG TTCAACGAAGATCTAGTAATGGACCAACCAAGCGAAGCGTTCCTGTCCTTCTTGAACCCCCTGGACCAGACATTGACCGGCTGTGAGTTCCGTGTCACCTCGCCCGGCCTCACCGGCCGGACCGTGCGGGTCCCGGCTGAAGAAATCCCGGCCAAAAAGCGGGTGGTCGCTAGCCTCCAAGTTACACCTAAT ACACTTGGCAAGATCCACGTAGTGACGACATTCACGTCGAACGAGCTGAAGGAGATCAGCGGGGCCGCCACCGTCAATGTACTCGAGGGCTAA